DNA from Paludisphaera mucosa:
GCCCGACGGCTCGGTCGTCGACCTCACCGCGATCCTCAAGAAGAGCGTCACCAAGGACGAGCTGAACGGGGCCGTCAAGGCGGCCGCCGAAGGCCCGCTGAAGGGGATCCTCGAGTACAACCCGGACCCGATCGTCTCCAGCGACATCGTCGGCAACCCCCACTCGTCGATCTTCGTGCCCGACCAGACGATCGTCCTGGACGGCAACTTCGTCAAGGTCCTCTCGTGGTACGACAACGAGTGGGGCTACTCGAACCGGACCGCCGAGCTGATCGCCAAGCTGGGCGCCCTCTGAGCTGAGTTGAGTTGAGCTGATTCGCCGAGCCGGGCCCGACCGCCCGCCGCGTCTCGATTCGATCCATCGGCCCGCTTCGACGCCGTCCCCGGCCCACCGGGGCCCGTGACGGAGCGGGCCTTTTTTCTTCACCTCATCAGGAAGCATCCATGCCCAAGCAGACCGTCCGCGACCTCGACGTGAAGGGGAAAAAAGTCCTCGTCCGCGTCGACTTCAACGTGCCCCAGACCAAGGACGGCGAGGTCGCCGACGACCGCCGGATCCGCTCGGCCCTGCCGACGCTCCAGGACGTCCTCGACCGCGGCGGCTCGCTGATCCTCATCACCCACCTGGGCCGCCCCAAGGGCGACCCGGCGACCGACGCCCCGTTCAAGCTCGACAAGGTCGCCGCCAAGCTCCAGGAGCTTCTCGGCAAGCCCGTCGAGAAGGCCGACGACACCGTCGGCCCCAGCGCCCAGAAGCTGGCCGCCGCGCTCAAGCCGGGCGGCGTGCTCGTGCTGGAGAACGTGCGGTTCAACAAGGGCGAGAAGAAGGGCGACCCCGAGTTCGCCAAGGCCCTCGCCGGCCTGGGCGACGCCTACGTCAACGACGCCTTCGGCACCTGCCACCGCGACGAGGCCTCGATGGTCGCCGTCCCCGAGCAGTTCGCCCCCGAGAAGCGGGCGATCGGCTTCCTCGTCGAGAAGGAACTCAAGATCCTCGACACCCTCCTCAAGAACCCCAAGCACCCCTACGTCGCGGTGATGGGCGGGGCCAAGGTGTCCGACAAGATCCTCGTGATCGAGAGCCTGCTGAAGGAGGTCGACAAGC
Protein-coding regions in this window:
- a CDS encoding phosphoglycerate kinase translates to MPKQTVRDLDVKGKKVLVRVDFNVPQTKDGEVADDRRIRSALPTLQDVLDRGGSLILITHLGRPKGDPATDAPFKLDKVAAKLQELLGKPVEKADDTVGPSAQKLAAALKPGGVLVLENVRFNKGEKKGDPEFAKALAGLGDAYVNDAFGTCHRDEASMVAVPEQFAPEKRAIGFLVEKELKILDTLLKNPKHPYVAVMGGAKVSDKILVIESLLKEVDKLLVGGAMTYTFLKAQGIEIGKSRVELDKLDVAKKLLDTAGGKIVLPVDHLIADKPEAGAEVKVADGAAIPEGWFGMDIGPKTIAEYSKIVREAGTVVWNGPMGMFEVEAFAKGTRAVAEAMAESSGVTAVGGGESAESVEKFGYAEKVSHVSTGGGAFLESLEGKQFNSIKVIPDR